From one Triticum aestivum cultivar Chinese Spring chromosome 4B, IWGSC CS RefSeq v2.1, whole genome shotgun sequence genomic stretch:
- the LOC123091353 gene encoding aspartic proteinase Asp1 isoform X3, whose protein sequence is MFIQFLSSQEVASSSTTMAAIWALVIIHLLLLLPLLRSSIVFELHGDVYPTGLFYVTMNIGEPAKPYNLDVNTGSPLTRLECDTPLQSTHKGPHEAYRPTPTNVVPCDDERCVAVHKDLGLAHDCTQNPDQCDYVLGCKDGESSLGVLLTDQFSLPTNNENRPNLAFGCGYDQEGGKEAGKSPVEADGVLGIGKGTGDLVSQLKQQGIIVDNIFGHCLGVHGGGFLFFGGDRVPSAGVTWVPMAQNVGSHYSPGAATLNLNVQLEYPVGVTLEGSSLTKVDDDALPECWEETEPIQSVDDVKNKFKPLELTFGHGANQATMEIPPENYIVVTKTGKVCLGILNGSQIGLDRLNLIGGNIMQNYIMMYDNERARIGWARALCDEMPGPEPLIGSRL, encoded by the exons ATGTTCATCCAGTTTCTCAG CTCCCAGGAAGTGGCTTCTTCATCCACCACCATGGCTGCCATATGGGCTCTGGTCATTATCCACCTCCTTCTACTGCTCCCACTCCTGCGGTCCTCCATTGTGTTCGAGCTCCACGGCGACGTCTATCCTACTGG CCTCTTCTATGTTACCATGAACATTGGGGAACCCGCAAAGCCCTACAACCTCGACGTCAACACGGGCAGCCCCCTCACGCGGCTGGAGTGTGACACCCCCCTCCAGAGCACTCACAAG GGGCCACACGAGGCGTACAGACCAACACCGACCAACGTGGTGCCATGTGACGATGAGCGATGCGTGGCGGTGCACAAGGACCTCGGCCTCGCGCACGACTGCACTCAGAACCCAGACCAATGCGACTATGTGTTAGGTTGCAAGGACGGCGAGTCGTCCTTGGGCGTGCTCTTGACCGACCAGTTCTCCCTCCCCACCAACAATGAGAACCGCCCCAACCTTGCCTTCGG CTGTGGGTACGACCAGGAAGGTGGGAAAGAGGCAGGCAAGAGCCCGGTGGAGGCAGACGGCGTCCTCGGGATCGGCAAGGGGACGGGTGACCTTGTCTCCCAGCTAAAGCAACAAGGCATAATCGTTGACAATATCTTTGGCCATTGCCTCGGCGTCCATGGAGGGGGTTTCCTCTTCTTTGGGGGCGACAGGGTGCCCTCTGCCGGCGTAACCTGGGTTCCAATGGCTCAGAATGTCGG GAGCCACTACTCACCTGGCGCAGCAACACTGAACCTCAATGTACAACTGGAATACCCG GTGGGAGTCACTCTCGAGGGTTCATCACTTACCAAGGTGGACGATGATGCGCTGCCTGAATGCTGGGAAGAAACCGAGCCAATTCAATCTGTTGACGACGTCAAGAATAAATTCAAGCCACTTGAACTCACTTTCGGCCATGGGGCTAACCAGGCCACCATGGAGATCCCTCCTGAAAACTATATTGTTGTCACG AAAACCGGGAAAGTGTGTCTGGGCATCCTCAATGGATCACAGATTGGTCTGGATCGACTGAACCTAATTGGAG GTAATATAATGCAGAATTATATCATGATGTACGATAACGAGAGAGCACGAATCGGATGGGCCCGTGCGTTGTGTGATGAAATGCCAGGTCCCGAACCTCTCATCGGGTCACGTCTCTGA
- the LOC123091353 gene encoding aspartic proteinase Asp1 isoform X2, with protein sequence MAAIWALVIIHLLLLLPLLRSSIVFELHGDVYPTGLFYVTMNIGEPAKPYNLDVNTGSPLTRLECDTPLQSTHKGPHEAYRPTPTNVVPCDDERCVAVHKDLGLAHDCTQNPDQCDYVLGCKDGESSLGVLLTDQFSLPTNNENRPNLAFGCGYDQEGGKEAGKSPVEADGVLGIGKGTGDLVSQLKQQGIIVDNIFGHCLGVHGGGFLFFGGDRVPSAGVTWVPMAQNVGSHYSPGAATLNLNVQLEYPVSMEPMTTMFDSGSTYTYVHKDTYGRLIAAVGVTLEGSSLTKVDDDALPECWEETEPIQSVDDVKNKFKPLELTFGHGANQATMEIPPENYIVVTKTGKVCLGILNGSQIGLDRLNLIGGNIMQNYIMMYDNERARIGWARALCDEMPGPEPLIGSRL encoded by the exons ATGGCTGCCATATGGGCTCTGGTCATTATCCACCTCCTTCTACTGCTCCCACTCCTGCGGTCCTCCATTGTGTTCGAGCTCCACGGCGACGTCTATCCTACTGG CCTCTTCTATGTTACCATGAACATTGGGGAACCCGCAAAGCCCTACAACCTCGACGTCAACACGGGCAGCCCCCTCACGCGGCTGGAGTGTGACACCCCCCTCCAGAGCACTCACAAG GGGCCACACGAGGCGTACAGACCAACACCGACCAACGTGGTGCCATGTGACGATGAGCGATGCGTGGCGGTGCACAAGGACCTCGGCCTCGCGCACGACTGCACTCAGAACCCAGACCAATGCGACTATGTGTTAGGTTGCAAGGACGGCGAGTCGTCCTTGGGCGTGCTCTTGACCGACCAGTTCTCCCTCCCCACCAACAATGAGAACCGCCCCAACCTTGCCTTCGG CTGTGGGTACGACCAGGAAGGTGGGAAAGAGGCAGGCAAGAGCCCGGTGGAGGCAGACGGCGTCCTCGGGATCGGCAAGGGGACGGGTGACCTTGTCTCCCAGCTAAAGCAACAAGGCATAATCGTTGACAATATCTTTGGCCATTGCCTCGGCGTCCATGGAGGGGGTTTCCTCTTCTTTGGGGGCGACAGGGTGCCCTCTGCCGGCGTAACCTGGGTTCCAATGGCTCAGAATGTCGG GAGCCACTACTCACCTGGCGCAGCAACACTGAACCTCAATGTACAACTGGAATACCCGGTAAGCATGGAGCCAATGACCACCATGTTTGACAGCGGGAGCACCTACACCTATGTTCATAAGGACACATATGGTCGCCTTATTGCAGCG GTGGGAGTCACTCTCGAGGGTTCATCACTTACCAAGGTGGACGATGATGCGCTGCCTGAATGCTGGGAAGAAACCGAGCCAATTCAATCTGTTGACGACGTCAAGAATAAATTCAAGCCACTTGAACTCACTTTCGGCCATGGGGCTAACCAGGCCACCATGGAGATCCCTCCTGAAAACTATATTGTTGTCACG AAAACCGGGAAAGTGTGTCTGGGCATCCTCAATGGATCACAGATTGGTCTGGATCGACTGAACCTAATTGGAG GTAATATAATGCAGAATTATATCATGATGTACGATAACGAGAGAGCACGAATCGGATGGGCCCGTGCGTTGTGTGATGAAATGCCAGGTCCCGAACCTCTCATCGGGTCACGTCTCTGA
- the LOC123091353 gene encoding aspartic proteinase Asp1 isoform X1 has protein sequence MFIQFLSSQEVASSSTTMAAIWALVIIHLLLLLPLLRSSIVFELHGDVYPTGLFYVTMNIGEPAKPYNLDVNTGSPLTRLECDTPLQSTHKGPHEAYRPTPTNVVPCDDERCVAVHKDLGLAHDCTQNPDQCDYVLGCKDGESSLGVLLTDQFSLPTNNENRPNLAFGCGYDQEGGKEAGKSPVEADGVLGIGKGTGDLVSQLKQQGIIVDNIFGHCLGVHGGGFLFFGGDRVPSAGVTWVPMAQNVGSHYSPGAATLNLNVQLEYPVSMEPMTTMFDSGSTYTYVHKDTYGRLIAAVGVTLEGSSLTKVDDDALPECWEETEPIQSVDDVKNKFKPLELTFGHGANQATMEIPPENYIVVTKTGKVCLGILNGSQIGLDRLNLIGGNIMQNYIMMYDNERARIGWARALCDEMPGPEPLIGSRL, from the exons ATGTTCATCCAGTTTCTCAG CTCCCAGGAAGTGGCTTCTTCATCCACCACCATGGCTGCCATATGGGCTCTGGTCATTATCCACCTCCTTCTACTGCTCCCACTCCTGCGGTCCTCCATTGTGTTCGAGCTCCACGGCGACGTCTATCCTACTGG CCTCTTCTATGTTACCATGAACATTGGGGAACCCGCAAAGCCCTACAACCTCGACGTCAACACGGGCAGCCCCCTCACGCGGCTGGAGTGTGACACCCCCCTCCAGAGCACTCACAAG GGGCCACACGAGGCGTACAGACCAACACCGACCAACGTGGTGCCATGTGACGATGAGCGATGCGTGGCGGTGCACAAGGACCTCGGCCTCGCGCACGACTGCACTCAGAACCCAGACCAATGCGACTATGTGTTAGGTTGCAAGGACGGCGAGTCGTCCTTGGGCGTGCTCTTGACCGACCAGTTCTCCCTCCCCACCAACAATGAGAACCGCCCCAACCTTGCCTTCGG CTGTGGGTACGACCAGGAAGGTGGGAAAGAGGCAGGCAAGAGCCCGGTGGAGGCAGACGGCGTCCTCGGGATCGGCAAGGGGACGGGTGACCTTGTCTCCCAGCTAAAGCAACAAGGCATAATCGTTGACAATATCTTTGGCCATTGCCTCGGCGTCCATGGAGGGGGTTTCCTCTTCTTTGGGGGCGACAGGGTGCCCTCTGCCGGCGTAACCTGGGTTCCAATGGCTCAGAATGTCGG GAGCCACTACTCACCTGGCGCAGCAACACTGAACCTCAATGTACAACTGGAATACCCGGTAAGCATGGAGCCAATGACCACCATGTTTGACAGCGGGAGCACCTACACCTATGTTCATAAGGACACATATGGTCGCCTTATTGCAGCG GTGGGAGTCACTCTCGAGGGTTCATCACTTACCAAGGTGGACGATGATGCGCTGCCTGAATGCTGGGAAGAAACCGAGCCAATTCAATCTGTTGACGACGTCAAGAATAAATTCAAGCCACTTGAACTCACTTTCGGCCATGGGGCTAACCAGGCCACCATGGAGATCCCTCCTGAAAACTATATTGTTGTCACG AAAACCGGGAAAGTGTGTCTGGGCATCCTCAATGGATCACAGATTGGTCTGGATCGACTGAACCTAATTGGAG GTAATATAATGCAGAATTATATCATGATGTACGATAACGAGAGAGCACGAATCGGATGGGCCCGTGCGTTGTGTGATGAAATGCCAGGTCCCGAACCTCTCATCGGGTCACGTCTCTGA